From a region of the Alnus glutinosa chromosome 1, dhAlnGlut1.1, whole genome shotgun sequence genome:
- the LOC133858255 gene encoding uncharacterized protein LOC133858255, whose protein sequence is MEQKHILLSALSVGVGLGVGLGLSSGQTVSKWVGGNWSLDEISAEQIEQELMRQVVDGKDSEVTFDEFPYYISERTRVLLTSAAYVHLKHADFSKHTRNLPPASRAILLSGHAELYQQMLAKALAHRFESKLLLLDVSDFSLKMQSKYGCAKKESSFKRSISEVTLGRMSSLFGSFSSLPPSGETRGTLHRQSSAMDVKSRAIEGSSNPSKLRRNASAMSDMSSISSQCAPINPAPLKRSSSWCFDEKLFLQSLYKVLVSISETGSIILYLRDVGQLLLQSQRLYNLFNKLLKKLSGSVLILGSRMLDPEDDCREVDERLTLLFPYNIEITPPEDETHLVSWKAQLEEDMKMIQFQDNKNHIAEVLAANDLECDDLGSICHADTMVLCTYIEEIVVSAISYHLMKNKDPEYRNGKLVISSQSLSHGVSVFQEGKSGGKDTLKMETNAESSKETEVEEAVDAKTESKSETPVPENKSETEKSVPAMKKDGENAPPPKTEFPPDNEFEKRMRPEVIPANEIGVTFADIGALDDIKESLQELVMLPLRRPDLFKGGLLKPCRGILLFGPPGTGKTMLAKAIANEAGASFINVSMSTITSKWFGEDEKNVRALFTLAAKVSPTIIFVDEVDSMLGQRTRVGEHEAMRKIKNEFMTHWDGLLTKPGEQILVLAATNRPFDLDEAIIRRFERRVMVGLPSIASREMILRTLLAKEKVENLNYKELATMTEGYSGSDLKNLCVTAAYRPVRELLQQERLKDVEKKLKDEEGKSSEATSSETKEEDKEDQVITLRPLNMEDLRQAKTQVAASFAEEGSIMGELKHWNDLYGEGGSRKKKQLTYFL, encoded by the exons TGAGAGAACTCGGGTGTTATTGACGAGTGCTGCATATGTTCATTTAAAGCATGCTGATTTTTCCAAGCACACACGGAACCTTCCACCGGCAAGTAGGGCTATTTTGCTCTCCGGACATGCCG AACTTTACCAGCAAATGCTCGCTAAGGCTTTAGCACACCGCTTTGAGTCAAAGTTGCTGCTGCTTGATGTCAGTGACTTTTCTCTGAAG ATGCAGAGCAAATATGGTTGTGCTAAAAAAGAATCT TCTTTCAAGAGGTCCATTTCAGAAGTAACATTGGGGCGAATGTCCAGTTTGTTTGGTTCCTTTTCAAGCCTTCCTCCAAGTGGGGAAACTAGAG GGACATTGCATCGGCAAAGCAGTGCTATGGATGTCAAATCAAG GGCTATTGAAGGTTCTAGCAATCCTTCAAAACTTCGGAGGAATGCTTCAGCTATGTCTGATATGAGTAGCATCAGTTCTCAATGTGCTCCCATAAATCCAG CTCCACTCAAGCGCTCGAGCAGCTGGTGCTTTGATGAGAAGCTTTTTCTACAGTCACTTTACAAG GTCTTGGTTTCAATATCAGAAACTGGTTCCATTATTTTATACCTCAGGGACGTTGGACAGCTTCTCCTCCAATCACAAAGATTATACAATTTGTTCAACAAATTGTTAAAGAAACTCTCGGGTTCAGTGCTGATACTTGGTTCCCGGATGTTGGACCCAGAAGATGATTGCAGAGAAGTGGATGAGAGGCTCACTCTTTTGTTCCCATACAATATTGAGATCACACCACCTGAAGATGAGACTCATCTTGTCAGCTGGAAAGCCCAACTGGAAGAGGACATGAAGATGATCCAGTTTCAAGATAACAAAAACCACATTGCCGAGGTACTAGCAGCAAATGATCTTGAATGCGACGATTTGGGCTCAATCTGCCATGCTGATACAATGGTTCTCTGTACCTACATAGAAGAAATTGTGGTATCAGCAATATCTTATCATTTGATGAAAAACAAGGATCCAGAATACCGAAATGGAAAGCTTGTTATATCATCTCAGAG CTTGTCCCATGGAGTGAGTGTATTCCAGGAAGGTAAAAGTGGTGGGAAAGATACTCTCAAAATGGAGACTAATGCTGAATCTTCGAAG GAAACTGAAGTGGAAGAGGCTGTTGATGCAAAGACTGAGTCGAAGTCTGAAACCCCTGTACCTGAAAACAAAAGTGAGACAGAGAAATCTGTCCCTGCAATGAAGAAGGATGGCGAGAATGCACCACCACCAAAGACT GAATTTCCTCCTGACAATGAGTTTGAGAAGCGCATGAGGCCAGAGGTTATCCCTGCCAATGAAATTGGAGTGACATTTGCAGATATTGGTGCCTTGGATGATATTAAGGAATCACTTCAGGAGCTGGTCATGCTCCCTCTTCGAAGACCAGACCTTTTCAAAGGAGGCCTCCTCAAGCCTTGCAGAGGTATATTGCTTTTTGGGCCTCCTGGTACTGGAAAAACAATGTTGGCAAAAGCTATTGCTAATGAAGCTGGAGCAAGTTTCATCAATGTCTCAATGTCCACCATCACTTCAAAATGGTTTGGGGAGGATGAAAAGAACGTCCGAGCTCTGTTCACACTTGCAGCAAAGGTCTCCCCAACAATCATTTTTGTAGATGAGGTTGATAGCATGCTTGGGCAGCGGACTAGAGTTGGGGAGCATGAGGCCATGCGTAAGATTAAAAATGAGTTCATGACACACTGGGATGGGCTGTTAACAAAACCTGGCGAACAGATCCTTGTTCTTGCCGCGACCAACAGGCCATTTGACCTTGATGAAGCAATTATTAGGCGGTTTGAGCGAAG AGTTATGGTTGGTCTTCCATCCATTGCAAGCAGGGAAATGATCTTGAGAACTCTTCTggcaaaagaaaaagttgaaaatcTTAACTATAAGGAGCTTGCAACCATGACAGAAGGATATAGTGGAAGCGATCTAAAG AATTTGTGCGTAACAGCAGCTTATCGACCTGTTAGGGAGCTATTACAACAGGAGAGATTGAAGGATGTG GAGAAAAAACTTAAAGATGAAGAGGGCAAGAGTTCAGAGGCTACTTCTTCAGagacaaaagaagaagacaaagagGACCAAGTAATTACCTTGAGGCCTTTAAACATGGAAGATTTGAGGCAGGCAAAGACTCAG GTTGCGGCAAGTTTTGCTGAGGAGGGATCAATTATGGGCGAGCTGAAGCACTGGAATGATTTGTATGGGGAAGGAGGTTCGAGGAAGAAGAAACAACTAACTTACTTCCTATAG
- the LOC133858257 gene encoding F-box protein At5g52880 isoform X1 produces the protein MMSNPLERYQKLGLSESLPRIYRYPIACKELSFILRGAYNKLPKKLQSLIFQDTLTAFRLLPEMQIHTAVSAAHILHQSAEAALPKQKRNLAIKEFKHAMVAHKRRYKARQEENGSARLPQDILVHIFSFLDLQSLVSVGLVCWSWNIAASDDHLWQLQYASVFSNSDNCLKSKGHQIGRPVEDEEFRFLEHMDTRSSIDWREAFKRAYIGNATKNLTASRGYCEHCDTIVWLNNLKCSNGHHGLNSENRQIKRVSPCQVVEYILDDSLKFISSSDSDSDSDGGSISRLWAYPRHMAEAFH, from the exons ATGATGTCAAACCCATTGGAGAGGTACCAAAAACTGGGATTGAGTGAATCTCTGCCGAGAATCTACCGATACCCAATAGCCTGCAAAGAGCTCAGCTTCATTCTGAGAGGCGCTTACAACAAACTACCCAAAAAATTGCAATCCCTTATCTTCCAAGACACCCTCACCGCCTTCCGTCTCCTTCCTGA AATGCAGATACACACCGCTGTTTCAGCCGCCCATATTCTCCATCAGAGTGCAGAGGCTGCGTTGCCGAAGCAGAAGAGAAATCTGGCTATTAAAGAATTTAAGCATGCAATGGTTGCTCATAAGAGGCGCTATAAAGCCCGCCAGGAAGAAAACG GTTCTGCACGACTGCCACAAGATATTCTTGTGCACATCTTCAGTTTTCTAGATCTGCAATCTTTAGTTTCAGTTGGACTAGTCTGCTG GTCGTGGAACATAGCAGCAAGTGATGACCATCTGTGGCAGTTGCAATATGCTTCCGTTTTTAGTAATTCTGATAATTGTTTGAAGAGTAAGGGACATCAGATTGGTAGACCAGTTGAAGATGAAGAATTTAGATTTTTAGAGCATATGGATACAAGAAGCAGTATTGACTGGAGAGAGGCCTTTAAAAGAGCATATATAG GCAATGCGACAAAGAATTTAACAGCTAGTAGGGGATACTGTGAACACTGTGACACTATAGTTTGGCTCAATAACTTAAAATGCTCCAATGGACATCATGGACTAAATTCTGAAAATCGGCAGATAAAGCGTGTATCGCCATGCCAG gTTGTGGAGTATATTTTGGATGATTCATTAAAATTCATATCTTCCTCAGATAGTGATAGTGATTCAGATGGAGGGTCAATTTCCAGGTTATGGGCCTATCCAAGACACATGGCAGAAGCCTTCCATTAG
- the LOC133858257 gene encoding F-box protein At5g52880 isoform X2, translating to MMSNPLERYQKLGLSESLPRIYRYPIACKELSFILRGAYNKLPKKLQSLIFQDTLTAFRLLPEMQIHTAVSAAHILHQSAEAALPKQKRNLAIKEFKHAMVAHKRRYKARQEENGSARLPQDILVHIFSFLDLQSLVSVGLVCWSWNIAASDDHLWQLQYASVFSNSDNCLKSKGHQIGRPVEDEEFRFLEHMDTRSSIDWREAFKRAYIGNATKNLTASRGYCEHCDTIVWLNNLKCSNGHHGLNSENRQIKRVSPCQHTRDSQAEFDQVKALAVEFSRTLN from the exons ATGATGTCAAACCCATTGGAGAGGTACCAAAAACTGGGATTGAGTGAATCTCTGCCGAGAATCTACCGATACCCAATAGCCTGCAAAGAGCTCAGCTTCATTCTGAGAGGCGCTTACAACAAACTACCCAAAAAATTGCAATCCCTTATCTTCCAAGACACCCTCACCGCCTTCCGTCTCCTTCCTGA AATGCAGATACACACCGCTGTTTCAGCCGCCCATATTCTCCATCAGAGTGCAGAGGCTGCGTTGCCGAAGCAGAAGAGAAATCTGGCTATTAAAGAATTTAAGCATGCAATGGTTGCTCATAAGAGGCGCTATAAAGCCCGCCAGGAAGAAAACG GTTCTGCACGACTGCCACAAGATATTCTTGTGCACATCTTCAGTTTTCTAGATCTGCAATCTTTAGTTTCAGTTGGACTAGTCTGCTG GTCGTGGAACATAGCAGCAAGTGATGACCATCTGTGGCAGTTGCAATATGCTTCCGTTTTTAGTAATTCTGATAATTGTTTGAAGAGTAAGGGACATCAGATTGGTAGACCAGTTGAAGATGAAGAATTTAGATTTTTAGAGCATATGGATACAAGAAGCAGTATTGACTGGAGAGAGGCCTTTAAAAGAGCATATATAG GCAATGCGACAAAGAATTTAACAGCTAGTAGGGGATACTGTGAACACTGTGACACTATAGTTTGGCTCAATAACTTAAAATGCTCCAATGGACATCATGGACTAAATTCTGAAAATCGGCAGATAAAGCGTGTATCGCCATGCCAG CACACCAGAGATTCCCAAGCTGAGTTCGATCAAGTAAAGGCATTGGCTGTGGAATTCTCCAGAACTTTAAACTGA
- the LOC133858258 gene encoding reticulon-like protein B2 has translation MADHEGEPVTLVEKIVEKIHDHDDSSSSSSSDSDDDKSKSFDSAKSKIFRLFGREKPLHKVLGGGKSADVFLWRNKKISAGVLGGATALWILFELLEYHLVTLVCHILIVSLAILFLWSNACTFINKSPPRIPELRLPENCVLEVVSTVRIEINFALAVLRDIASGRDFKEFLGVIAGLWVLSLVGKWCNFLTLFYIAFVLLHTLPVLYEKYEDHVDSFAEKATAEIKKQYVVFDAKVLSKIPKGPLKDKKKD, from the exons ATGGCGGACCATGAGGGCGAGCCGGTAACGCTGGTCGAGAAGATCGTGGAGAAGATCCACGACCACGATGACTCCTCTTCGTCGTCTTCCTCCGACTCTGACGATGACAAGTCGAAGTCCTTCGACTCTGCCAAATCCAAGATTTTTAGACTCTTCGGCCGCGAAAAGCCCCTCCACAAAGTTCTTGGCGGTGGAAaat CTGCTGATGTTTTCCTATGGAGGAACAAGAAAATCTCTGCAGGTGTGCTTGGTGGTGCCACTGCATTGTGGATTCTCTTTGAGTTGCTTGAATACCACTTAGTCACTCTGGTTTGCCACATACTAATAGTCTCTCTGGCTATCCTTTTCCTGTGGTCTAATGCATGCACATTTATTAACAA GTCTCCACCACGCATCCCAGAGCTTCGACTTCCTGAGAATTGTGTCCTTGAGGTTGTCTCCACAGTGAGGATTGAAATCAATTTTGCCTTGGCTGTATTGCGGGATATTGCATCTGGGAGAGACTTCAAGGAGTTTCTTGGT GTTATTGCTGGCTTGTGGGTTCTGTCACTTGTTGGGAAATGGTGCAACTTCCTGACCTTGTTCTACATAG CCTTTGTCTTACTGCACACACTACCTGTGCTATATGAGAAATATGAAGACCATGTTGATTCATTTGCTGAGAAGGCAACGGCTGAGATCAAGAAGCAGTATGTAGTGTTTGATGCAAAGGTTTTAAGCAAAATTCCCAAAGGGCCATTGAAAGACAAGAAGAAGGATTAG
- the LOC133858256 gene encoding UNC93-like protein 1, whose protein sequence is MGFEGDEELATTPNKSTFRYNSPLVQVSLIGLVCFCCPGMFNAFSGLGGGGQVDHTAANNANTAVFTTFAVFSILGGGIYNILGPRLTLFASCSTYVLYAGSFLYYNHHKHQDFSIAAGALLGIGAGLLWAAQGSIMTSYPPTHRKGMYISLFWCIFNMGGVIGGLIPFILNYHRGEAASVNDGTYVGFMAFMAAGTLISLAILPPSKVIRNDGTRCSNIKYSNVRTESIEILKLFINWKMLLIVPAAWSSNFYYTYQFNNVNGALFNLRTRGFNNMLYWGAEILGSVGIGYIMDFSFQSRRMRGFVGIFVVAVLGTAIWAGGLANQLRYSRGDKLEKFDFKDSGADFAGPFVLYFSYGLLDAMFQSMVYWVIGALANDSEILSRYSGFYKGVLSAGAAVAWQVDTHNVSFMSQLIVNWCLTTVAYPLLVVLVMLAVKDEAEAEEGTTEEATPTSTKPADT, encoded by the exons ATGGGTTTTGAAGGAGATGAAGAATTGGCCACCACCCCCAACAAATCCACGTTCAGGTACAACTCACCCCTCGTCCAAGTGTCCCTCATAGGCCTGGTATGCTTTTGCTGCCCCGGCATGTTCAACGCATTCTCTGGCTTGGGCGGTGGCGGCCAGGTCGACCACACGGCTGCCAACAACGCCAACACCGCTGTCTTCACCACATTCGCGGTCTTCAGCATCCTCGGCGGAGGCATCTACAACATCCTGGGGCCGCGACTCACGCTCTTCGCCAGCTGCTCCACCTACGTCCTCTATGCCGGCTCTTTCCTCTACTACAATCACCACAAGCACCAAGATTTTTCCATTGCTGCCGGGGCACTGCTGGGCATCGGCGCGGGCCTCCTCTGGGCCGCACAGGGCTCTATCATGACCTCTTACCCACCAACGCACCGTAAAGGGATGTATATCTCGCTCTTCTGGTGTATCTTCAACATGGGTGGTGTCATTGGCGGCCTTATTCCTTTCATTCTCAACTATCATCGTGGCGAAGCTGCTTCGGTTAACGATGGCACCTATGTTGGTTTCATGGCCTTCATGGCGGCCGGGACACTTATTTCTTTGGCGATTTTGCCACCCAGCAAGGTGATTCGTAATGATGGGACTCGGTGTAGTAACATCAAGTACTCCAACGTTAGGACTGAGTcgattgaaattttgaaattgttcATAAACTGGAAGATGCTGCTCATAGTGCCTGCCGCTTGGTCCAGCAACTTTTACTACACATACCAATTCAATAACGTTAATGGGGCGTTGTTCAATTTGAGGACTAGAGGGTTTAACAACATGCTCTACTGGGGTGCTGAGATATTGGGCTCGGTTGGGATTGGTTACATAATGGACTTCAGTTTTCAGAGCAGGAGGATGAGGGGGTTTGTTGGGATTTTTGTGGTTGCGGTCCTTGGGACTGCTATTTGGGCTGGTGGTCTTGCCAACCAGCTCAGATACTCGCGCGGTGACAAGCTAGAGAAGTTTGATTTTAAGGACTCAGGTGCCGATTTCGCAGGGCCCTTCGTCTTGTATTTTAGTTATGGATTGCTGGATGCCATGTTCCAAAGCATGGTTTACTGGGTGATTGGAGCCTTGGCGAATGATTCTGAAATCCTTAGCAG GTATTCTGGGTTTTATAAGGGAGTACTGAGTGCCGGAGCAGCGGTTGCTTGGCAAGTTGATACACACAATGTCTCTTTCATGTCCCAATTGATTGTGAATTGGTGCCTCACTACAGTCGCTTATCCATTATTGGTGGTTCTTGTCATGTTGGCTGTGAAGGATGAGGCGGAGGCTGAAGAGGGAACTACTGAGGAGGCTACTCCTACTTCAACTAAGCCTGCTGATACATGA